From a single Notolabrus celidotus isolate fNotCel1 chromosome 7, fNotCel1.pri, whole genome shotgun sequence genomic region:
- the LOC117816112 gene encoding uncharacterized protein LOC117816112, with amino-acid sequence MLSQFPEVAKGSTRHILNMAALGLRITFIFALSASVAVSLPVESSEIKKLTAYAGENLTLSTGSDELQDDDSVLWSCDNGKKTLVTCDAKKSPTYHQENIKLDPTTGALTLGPLSVDDSNVYEGEIYINNIKHTFKYEVTVSEAGSSTGTSPNTAHTLTSNLGCVFAAALVGRLSV; translated from the exons ATGCTTTCACAGTTTCCAGAAGTAGCCAAAGGCAGTACTCGTCACATCTTGAATATGGCTGCCCTTGGACTTCGCATAACTTTCATAT TCGCTCTCTCAGCCTCCGTTGCAGTCAGTCTACCTGTTGAATCCAGTGAAATCAAGAAACTGACCGCATATGCTGGAGAAAACCTCACTCTGTCGACTGGATCCGATGAGCTGCAAGATGACGATTCTGTCCTGTGGTCCTGTGATAATGGCAAAAAAACCCTTGTCACCTGTGATGCAAAGAAGTCCCCGACGTATCACCAGGAAAACATCAAACTGGACCCAACAACTGGCGCTCTGACCCTTGGGCCACTCAGTGTTGATGACAGCAATGTTTACGAGGGAGAGATCTATATAAATAACATAAAGCACACATTCAAGTATGAGGTCACTGTTTCTG AGGCTGGATCATCCACTGGGACTTCTCCAAACACAGCCCACACTCTCACATCTAACCTGGGatgtgtctttgctgctgccCTTGTTGGCCGACTGTCGGTGTGA